In the Malania oleifera isolate guangnan ecotype guangnan chromosome 1, ASM2987363v1, whole genome shotgun sequence genome, one interval contains:
- the LOC131147261 gene encoding sucrose-phosphatase 2-like isoform X1 gives MGGLRTQFLKDLGLLKSARLKLSIDLQDRRSGGRATMDRLSSPARLMIVSDLDQTMVDHHDSENLSLLRFNALWETNYRHDSLLVFSTGRSPTLYKKLRKKKPMLTPDVTIMSVGTEITYGKSMVPDDGWIEFLNKKWDKNIVTEETSKFSELTLQSETEQRPHKVSFYVEKDKAQEIMKVLSERLEKRGLDVKIIYSGGMYLDVLPQGAGKGQALAYLLRKLKAEGKLPTNTLACGDSGNDAELFSISEVYGVMVSNAQEELLQWHAENAKNNPHIVHATERCAAGIIQAIGHFSLGPNISPRDVADLSEFHLENINPGSELVEFYLLYERWRRAEIESCEMYMAHLRSVCDPSGVFVHPSGVELSLHDCINAMKKCYGDKEGKPFRVWVDRVLPTQIGSDTWLVKFDKWESSGEEKYCCVTTAILTSKDAGALSSFILMHMHQTCLDGSNAKDQTAWLL, from the exons ATGGGGGGATTGAGAACTCAGTTTCTAAAGGATCTTGGGTTGCTCAAGTCGGCACGGTTAAAGTTGTCAATTGATTTGCAGGATAGAAGAAGTGGTGGTAGAGCAACCATGGATCGTCTCAGCAGTCCTGCACGTCTCATGATTGTTTCGGATCTTGACCAGACAATG GTTGATCATCATGATTCTGAAAACCTCTCACTGCTTAGGTTCAACGCCTTGTGGGAAACTAACTACCGTCATGATTCTCTGCTAGTTTTCTCAACTGGGAGGTCTCCTACACTTTACAAGAAGTTGAGGAAAAAGAAACCAATGTTAACCCCAGATGTAACCATAATGTCTGTGGGAACTGAGATAACATATGGTAAATCAATGGTGCCGGATGATGGGTGGATTGAATTCCTGAATAAAAAATGGGACAAGAATATAGTCACAGAGGAAACAAGCAAGTTTTCTGAACTTACTCTGCAG TCAGAAACAGAGCAACGACCGCACAAAGTTAGCTTTTACGTTGAGAAGGATAAGGCTCAGGAAATTATGAAGGTTCTTTCAGAGCGTCTAGAGAAACGCGGG TTGGATGTTAAAATAATTTACAGTGGGGGGATGTATTTGGATGTGCTACCTCAAGGTGCTGGCAAAGGGCAAGCGCTTGCATATTTGCTGAGAAAGTTAAAGGCTGAGGGAAAATTACCCACCAACACTTTAGCTTGTGGTGACTCTGGAAATGATGCTGAGCTATTCAGTATTTCTGAAGTGTATGGTGTTATG GTTAGCAATGCCCAGGAAGAATTGTTGCAATGGCATGCTGAAAATGCTAAAAATAACCCCCACATAGTCCATGCAACTGAGAGGTGTGCAGCGGGGATCATACAAGCTATAGGTCATTTTAGCTTAGGCCCAAACATTTCTCCAAGAGATGTTGCAGACTTATCAGAATTCCATCTTGAAAATATCAATCCTGGCAGTGAGTTAGTGGAGTTTTACTTGTTATACGAGAGATGGAGGCGTGCAGAAATTGAGAGCTGTGAGATGTATATGGCACATCTGAGATCAGTTTGT GATCCATCTGGTGTTTTTGTCCATCCATCTGGTGTTGAGCTATCCCTTCATGACTGCATTAATGCAATGAAAAAGTGCTATGGAGACAAAGAGGGAAAACCGTTTCGTGTGTGGGTGGATCGGGTTTTACCTACACAGATTGGTTCAGACACATGGCTTGTGAAGTTTGACAAATGGGAGTCATCTG GTGAAGAGAAGTATTGTTGCGTGACGACGGCAATTTTAACTTCAAAG GATGCTGGTGCTTTAAGTAGCTTCATTTTGATGCACATGCATCAGACATGTTTGGATGGATCCAATGCAAAAGACCAAACCGCCTGGCTCCTCTAA
- the LOC131147261 gene encoding sucrose-phosphatase 2-like isoform X2 yields MDRLSSPARLMIVSDLDQTMVDHHDSENLSLLRFNALWETNYRHDSLLVFSTGRSPTLYKKLRKKKPMLTPDVTIMSVGTEITYGKSMVPDDGWIEFLNKKWDKNIVTEETSKFSELTLQSETEQRPHKVSFYVEKDKAQEIMKVLSERLEKRGLDVKIIYSGGMYLDVLPQGAGKGQALAYLLRKLKAEGKLPTNTLACGDSGNDAELFSISEVYGVMVSNAQEELLQWHAENAKNNPHIVHATERCAAGIIQAIGHFSLGPNISPRDVADLSEFHLENINPGSELVEFYLLYERWRRAEIESCEMYMAHLRSVCDPSGVFVHPSGVELSLHDCINAMKKCYGDKEGKPFRVWVDRVLPTQIGSDTWLVKFDKWESSGEEKYCCVTTAILTSKDAGALSSFILMHMHQTCLDGSNAKDQTAWLL; encoded by the exons ATGGATCGTCTCAGCAGTCCTGCACGTCTCATGATTGTTTCGGATCTTGACCAGACAATG GTTGATCATCATGATTCTGAAAACCTCTCACTGCTTAGGTTCAACGCCTTGTGGGAAACTAACTACCGTCATGATTCTCTGCTAGTTTTCTCAACTGGGAGGTCTCCTACACTTTACAAGAAGTTGAGGAAAAAGAAACCAATGTTAACCCCAGATGTAACCATAATGTCTGTGGGAACTGAGATAACATATGGTAAATCAATGGTGCCGGATGATGGGTGGATTGAATTCCTGAATAAAAAATGGGACAAGAATATAGTCACAGAGGAAACAAGCAAGTTTTCTGAACTTACTCTGCAG TCAGAAACAGAGCAACGACCGCACAAAGTTAGCTTTTACGTTGAGAAGGATAAGGCTCAGGAAATTATGAAGGTTCTTTCAGAGCGTCTAGAGAAACGCGGG TTGGATGTTAAAATAATTTACAGTGGGGGGATGTATTTGGATGTGCTACCTCAAGGTGCTGGCAAAGGGCAAGCGCTTGCATATTTGCTGAGAAAGTTAAAGGCTGAGGGAAAATTACCCACCAACACTTTAGCTTGTGGTGACTCTGGAAATGATGCTGAGCTATTCAGTATTTCTGAAGTGTATGGTGTTATG GTTAGCAATGCCCAGGAAGAATTGTTGCAATGGCATGCTGAAAATGCTAAAAATAACCCCCACATAGTCCATGCAACTGAGAGGTGTGCAGCGGGGATCATACAAGCTATAGGTCATTTTAGCTTAGGCCCAAACATTTCTCCAAGAGATGTTGCAGACTTATCAGAATTCCATCTTGAAAATATCAATCCTGGCAGTGAGTTAGTGGAGTTTTACTTGTTATACGAGAGATGGAGGCGTGCAGAAATTGAGAGCTGTGAGATGTATATGGCACATCTGAGATCAGTTTGT GATCCATCTGGTGTTTTTGTCCATCCATCTGGTGTTGAGCTATCCCTTCATGACTGCATTAATGCAATGAAAAAGTGCTATGGAGACAAAGAGGGAAAACCGTTTCGTGTGTGGGTGGATCGGGTTTTACCTACACAGATTGGTTCAGACACATGGCTTGTGAAGTTTGACAAATGGGAGTCATCTG GTGAAGAGAAGTATTGTTGCGTGACGACGGCAATTTTAACTTCAAAG GATGCTGGTGCTTTAAGTAGCTTCATTTTGATGCACATGCATCAGACATGTTTGGATGGATCCAATGCAAAAGACCAAACCGCCTGGCTCCTCTAA
- the LOC131157302 gene encoding uncharacterized protein LOC131157302, producing the protein MSRCSSSMVGVGFMTVFAVSGSVVLLAMHAHKRLLSHFMKKFESELTPTTGSEKYQPNRRQRRRRVRFAADVVEPSSENKEYRKKTKPPPAEMAKREVSSVKHRGYDEREQQKVVVEEKDSMPLNRKVLYKGIIEYRSLVRGQNS; encoded by the exons atgtcgaGGTGCTCGTCATCAATGGTGGGAGTGGGATTCATGACGGTTTTTGCAGTGTCAGGGAGCGTGGTTCTTCTTGCTATGCATGCCCACAAGCGTCTCCTCTCACATTTCATGAAGAAGTTTGAATCAGAATTGACCCCCACCACTG GATCGGAGAAGTATCAACCCAACAGGCGGCAGCGGAGGAGGAGGGTTCGGTTCGCGGCGGACGTGGTGGAGCCATCGTCGGAGAACAAGGAATACCGGAAAAAGACAAAACCACCTCCTGCTGAAATGGCTAAGAGAGAGGTTAGCTCGGTAAAACACAGAGGTTATGATGAAAGAGAGCAGCAGAAGGTGGTCGTGGAGGAGAAGGACAGCATGCCTCTTAATAGGAAAGTTCTGTACAAGGGGATTATAGAATATAGAAGCCTCGTGAGAGGGCAGAATTCATAG